Proteins co-encoded in one Saprospira grandis genomic window:
- a CDS encoding cysteine desulfurase family protein gives MQRIYFDNAATTALREEVLTAMLPFLRQQYGNPSSIHAEGRAARAAVEKSRRNIARAIGAKPSELFFTSGGSEANNTAIKGAVAALGVKTIISTEIEHACVRNSVGQMQDAGVKSIDLAIDQFGRADLGQLRTLLAKAEGKVLVSLMHSNNELGTLNDIAAIAALCQEFGAYFHTDTVQTLGYYPIDVKQMAPIHFMSGSAHKLHGPKGVGFLYIRQGIHIPALIVGGGQERQLRSGTENVAGIVGFAKAVDLALAEMSEHRAHISDLKSYLIEQLQTHFGERLSFNGDWQGESHYKVLSVNFQSELPTDMLLFKLDLAGISASGGSACSSGALKGSRVLSALGVPDELRSLRLSFSYENTKEEIDRCIAALLKIV, from the coding sequence ATGCAACGAATTTATTTTGACAATGCGGCAACGACGGCCCTTCGGGAGGAGGTCCTTACGGCTATGCTCCCTTTTTTGCGTCAGCAATATGGCAATCCATCATCTATTCATGCCGAGGGACGGGCGGCTAGGGCGGCTGTAGAGAAATCTCGCCGCAATATTGCTCGGGCCATTGGGGCCAAGCCTTCGGAGTTATTTTTTACTTCTGGTGGTTCGGAGGCCAACAATACGGCGATCAAGGGGGCGGTAGCGGCCTTGGGCGTCAAGACCATCATTTCTACCGAAATTGAGCATGCTTGCGTACGCAATTCTGTTGGACAGATGCAGGATGCTGGGGTCAAGAGCATTGATTTAGCGATCGATCAGTTTGGTCGGGCCGATTTGGGCCAATTGCGGACTCTTTTGGCCAAGGCCGAGGGCAAGGTGCTGGTCAGCCTTATGCACTCCAACAACGAGTTGGGCACCCTCAACGACATTGCCGCTATTGCTGCTCTTTGCCAAGAGTTTGGCGCCTATTTTCATACCGACACGGTGCAGACCCTGGGTTATTACCCCATAGATGTCAAGCAAATGGCACCCATCCATTTTATGTCGGGTTCTGCGCATAAGTTGCATGGGCCCAAAGGCGTAGGCTTTTTATACATTCGCCAGGGCATTCATATTCCGGCCCTGATTGTTGGCGGTGGCCAAGAGCGGCAGCTGCGTTCGGGCACCGAGAATGTGGCGGGCATTGTGGGCTTTGCCAAAGCTGTTGATTTGGCCTTAGCCGAAATGTCGGAGCATCGGGCGCATATTTCGGACCTAAAAAGCTACCTCATCGAGCAGCTGCAAACTCATTTTGGAGAGCGGCTGTCCTTCAATGGCGACTGGCAGGGAGAGAGTCACTATAAGGTGCTTTCGGTCAATTTTCAGAGCGAGCTCCCCACCGATATGCTACTCTTCAAGCTCGATTTGGCGGGCATTAGCGCCTCTGGTGGCTCGGCTTGTAGCTCGGGCGCACTCAAGGGCTCTCGGGTCTTGTCGGCGCTGGGGGTGCCCGATGAATTACGCAGTTTGCGCCTTTCTTTTTCCTATGAAAATACAAAAGAAGAAATAGACCGCTGTATTGCGGCTTTATTGAAGATTGTCTAG
- a CDS encoding helix-turn-helix transcriptional regulator — MNIKQHTDKEQQLLLELQTWSLSRDLERLSHYFDGMPGPLSVAVMHARRFDFAYVNESFRQFYGVAEEEDLVSFGRERFLSFVEPSSLAHYLRLQRWRDWKKELNPYQLLVKLRSVWTKEYQLRLASHQPSQDGNWVFSLSVPVNEAGIWSQRLKRQLRISSLQLRYYEHYRRLSPRELEVLAHWGQGKSMQQTASLLSCSSETVKQHLSNLRAKLPFSSFHEYMRFIQAFEIYPKIAG, encoded by the coding sequence ATGAACATCAAACAACATACAGATAAAGAGCAACAACTTTTATTAGAGTTGCAAACCTGGAGCTTAAGCAGAGACTTAGAGCGCCTAAGTCATTATTTTGATGGGATGCCTGGCCCTTTATCGGTGGCGGTTATGCATGCTCGCCGCTTTGATTTTGCCTATGTCAATGAAAGTTTTAGGCAATTTTATGGAGTAGCCGAGGAAGAAGATTTAGTCAGCTTTGGCCGAGAGCGTTTTCTTAGTTTTGTAGAGCCGAGCAGCTTGGCGCATTATCTTCGGCTGCAGCGTTGGCGAGACTGGAAAAAGGAATTAAATCCTTATCAGTTATTGGTCAAACTGCGTTCGGTTTGGACCAAAGAGTATCAGCTGCGCTTGGCCTCTCATCAGCCCTCGCAGGATGGGAACTGGGTGTTTTCGCTCAGTGTCCCTGTCAATGAGGCGGGCATTTGGAGCCAGCGGCTAAAACGACAGCTCCGAATTAGCAGTTTGCAGCTGCGGTACTATGAGCATTATCGGCGCCTATCGCCTAGAGAGCTAGAGGTCCTAGCGCATTGGGGGCAGGGCAAAAGCATGCAGCAAACGGCAAGCCTACTCAGTTGCTCTAGCGAAACGGTTAAGCAACATCTTAGTAACTTGCGGGCCAAGCTGCCTTTTAGCAGTTTTCATGAGTATATGCGCTTTATACAAGCTTTTGAGATTTACCCTAAAATAGCAGGCTAA
- a CDS encoding helix-turn-helix transcriptional regulator: MQEKEPVNYCLFAPLVCGQQSLLCRLQTGAQEGPWGGGCQPIFNQEEGGHHWQLCQRKTEGNWQVDLAHYQADTGQLSIRAIQFGPLGAYQFSKEMLEQELAKQVDTDKYAQLSARERELLLYWVEGKTAKEIAEFSARKEATIKTQLKQLRKKLGLKSRAELWHFADRLGLLDS, from the coding sequence ATGCAAGAAAAAGAGCCCGTTAATTATTGCCTATTTGCTCCCCTTGTTTGTGGACAGCAATCGCTGCTTTGTCGCTTGCAAACTGGAGCCCAGGAAGGCCCCTGGGGAGGAGGCTGCCAGCCCATATTCAATCAAGAAGAGGGGGGACATCACTGGCAGTTGTGTCAGCGCAAAACCGAGGGAAACTGGCAGGTAGATTTGGCCCATTATCAGGCCGATACAGGGCAGTTGTCTATCCGAGCTATACAGTTTGGCCCCTTAGGAGCCTATCAGTTTTCTAAAGAAATGCTCGAGCAAGAGCTGGCCAAGCAGGTCGATACAGATAAATATGCTCAATTAAGTGCAAGAGAAAGAGAATTGTTATTATATTGGGTAGAAGGAAAGACGGCAAAAGAAATTGCTGAATTTTCGGCCCGTAAAGAAGCTACCATAAAAACTCAGCTCAAGCAATTGCGCAAAAAGCTGGGCCTGAAGAGCAGAGCAGAGCTTTGGCACTTTGCCGATCGTTTGGGTTTGTTGGATAGTTGA
- a CDS encoding STAS domain-containing protein, with product MQVHVTTKNDILVLSFEGSLDTGTASFAEAEINKHINAHSKVIFNLDQTKFVSSAGLRVFLATAKKMLGLGGSLKICNANEVVTEILDMSGFSSIMDVQPDLDAAMAAFA from the coding sequence ATGCAAGTTCACGTAACCACAAAAAATGACATTTTGGTCCTTAGCTTTGAGGGCAGCCTAGATACAGGAACCGCTAGCTTTGCCGAGGCCGAAATCAATAAGCATATCAATGCACATAGCAAAGTCATCTTCAATTTGGACCAAACCAAATTTGTGAGTAGTGCGGGACTACGTGTATTTTTGGCCACAGCCAAAAAAATGTTGGGCCTAGGTGGCTCTCTTAAAATTTGTAATGCCAATGAGGTCGTTACCGAAATTCTTGATATGTCGGGATTTAGCAGCATCATGGATGTGCAACCTGACCTAGATGCAGCTATGGCGGCATTCGCTTAA
- a CDS encoding protoglobin domain-containing protein, translated as MSLTSSNLKSRFFIQDDQLALLQTVSKQMLDRLPVIIDELYEHMYQFPKFKDYFHSEDYIAKVKQLQIEHWRSFWEDDLDDAYLHKRVRIGEVHARIGLPLDMYYDAVMILNKLFEDEFNALRVETVALSTAYHRRVSLDVYIVVDTYNRIMKERLEEQNEALREMSTPVAQIAEHILLLPLVGIIDSKRAQELMSSMLDKVGQTAAKVFILDISGIAVVDTAVANHLIKMTKASRLMGCDCIISGISPAVAQTIVELGVQIDEIITEGTMRAALNEAYKLTGLELRQIKK; from the coding sequence ATGTCACTGACCTCCTCTAATCTTAAAAGCCGCTTCTTTATCCAAGATGATCAGTTAGCACTTTTGCAAACTGTTTCTAAACAGATGTTAGACCGCTTGCCAGTTATCATTGATGAGCTGTATGAGCATATGTATCAGTTTCCAAAGTTTAAGGATTACTTTCACTCTGAAGACTATATCGCTAAGGTCAAGCAGCTGCAAATAGAGCACTGGCGCTCTTTCTGGGAAGATGACCTAGATGATGCTTATTTGCATAAGCGAGTACGCATCGGAGAGGTACATGCCCGCATCGGCCTGCCTTTAGATATGTATTATGATGCCGTCATGATACTCAATAAACTCTTTGAAGACGAATTTAATGCTTTGAGGGTAGAGACCGTAGCTTTGTCTACTGCCTATCACCGACGGGTGTCTTTAGATGTCTATATTGTTGTAGATACCTACAACAGAATCATGAAGGAGCGCCTAGAGGAGCAAAATGAAGCTTTGCGAGAAATGTCTACCCCTGTAGCCCAAATCGCCGAGCATATTTTATTATTGCCTTTAGTGGGAATTATTGATTCTAAACGTGCTCAGGAGCTGATGAGCAGTATGCTCGATAAGGTGGGGCAAACGGCCGCTAAAGTTTTTATCTTAGATATTAGTGGAATTGCTGTAGTGGATACCGCTGTAGCCAACCACCTCATTAAAATGACTAAAGCTTCTCGCCTGATGGGCTGCGATTGTATTATCTCAGGCATCTCGCCTGCAGTGGCCCAAACTATTGTAGAGCTAGGGGTGCAAATTGATGAAATTATCACGGAGGGCACTATGCGGGCCGCTTTAAATGAAGCCTATAAACTGACTGGCTTAGAACTTCGACAAATTAAAAAATAG
- a CDS encoding STAS domain-containing protein has protein sequence MEQLHRIPVQRSEDKLIVPIQYELTAPALNALKDRLFNQIQGQNYKGVAFDLSGLELIDAEELESLLQLMRTLKIVGLVPVLCGLSPGLTATIVGLDISFDALAVEADLKLALEYLSKL, from the coding sequence ATGGAACAACTCCATAGAATACCTGTACAGCGCTCAGAGGACAAATTGATTGTTCCTATTCAGTATGAGCTAACAGCTCCTGCCTTGAACGCCTTAAAAGATCGCCTTTTTAATCAGATCCAAGGCCAAAACTACAAGGGGGTAGCTTTTGATCTCTCTGGTTTGGAGCTCATCGATGCAGAAGAACTAGAAAGTCTGCTGCAACTGATGCGAACGCTCAAAATTGTAGGTCTGGTCCCTGTGCTTTGTGGACTCTCTCCCGGTCTAACCGCCACTATTGTCGGTCTAGACATTTCTTTTGATGCCCTAGCCGTAGAGGCAGATCTTAAATTGGCCCTAGAATACTTATCTAAGTTATAA
- a CDS encoding anti-sigma regulatory factor, with amino-acid sequence MELVFRQHIRTEMDLHLTIHKTSNLLKDLGFPTIAVAKLSTSVSELGYNILKYAKEGYFNIEKINYPRLGVRVVAIDQGPGIEDIEAALQDSFSTSGTLGLGLPGVRRMMDEFNIKSEFGKGTEVSIVIYKS; translated from the coding sequence ATGGAACTTGTTTTTAGACAACATATTCGTACAGAGATGGACCTACATCTCACGATCCATAAAACAAGCAATTTGCTTAAGGATCTAGGCTTTCCTACTATTGCAGTAGCTAAGCTGAGTACTTCTGTGTCTGAATTGGGCTATAATATTTTAAAGTATGCTAAAGAAGGCTATTTTAATATAGAAAAGATCAACTATCCCCGCCTAGGCGTAAGGGTGGTGGCCATAGATCAAGGACCCGGAATTGAAGATATTGAGGCCGCACTACAAGATAGTTTTAGTACTTCCGGAACCCTAGGCCTTGGCCTTCCTGGCGTTCGCCGAATGATGGATGAATTTAACATCAAAAGCGAGTTTGGTAAGGGAACCGAGGTGAGCATCGTAATTTATAAATCATGA
- a CDS encoding SpoIIE family protein phosphatase, with protein sequence MSWVRRYEDEYFQLHYSWRNCRGEQCCGDAVLVHREESSIFLALIDSLGHGPKAAEMSDKLKAYLKKYHYLPLDELLQKAHRHFEASRGAALAVCRLHEDGRLEYIGLGNVVVRILEHQQEQLLVSKDGVLGQRARQFQITEHQLLPGYALMMYSDGIKGRPLYRKSWPLRGTPELLSDIIENYGRSYDDLSIVYLNLLK encoded by the coding sequence ATGAGTTGGGTCAGACGATATGAGGACGAATACTTCCAGTTACACTATTCTTGGCGAAATTGCCGAGGAGAGCAGTGCTGTGGAGATGCAGTACTGGTCCACAGAGAAGAAAGTTCTATCTTCTTGGCCCTGATTGATAGCCTTGGCCATGGCCCAAAAGCCGCAGAAATGTCAGATAAGCTTAAAGCCTATCTGAAAAAATATCACTATCTTCCGCTAGACGAATTGCTCCAAAAGGCTCACCGCCACTTTGAAGCAAGCCGAGGCGCAGCCCTAGCGGTTTGCCGCCTGCATGAAGATGGTCGCTTAGAGTATATCGGACTGGGCAATGTCGTGGTCCGAATTCTCGAACACCAACAAGAACAATTGCTGGTGTCTAAGGATGGCGTGCTGGGCCAAAGAGCCCGGCAGTTCCAAATCACTGAGCATCAATTGTTGCCAGGATATGCCCTGATGATGTATTCGGATGGTATTAAAGGACGCCCCCTTTACCGTAAGAGTTGGCCCCTCAGAGGAACGCCCGAACTCTTATCAGATATTATCGAAAACTATGGACGTAGCTATGATGATCTCTCTATAGTCTACCTTAACCTCCTGAAATAA
- a CDS encoding ATP-binding SpoIIE family protein phosphatase — protein MFLHTSHIRIQAIEDIYHFRHKVFSVAELLTVDAITVTTLSNSISSYLRKLPYPQEVEVQLKGDGEKITLSVQVQRSAKEERLLAAFFDEIQPTNNSSELLLIKHFRLREDFEGKFRAASNILDLKTKEELAQELLESSENLRKATLAKARMENELNVARDIQLSMLPLSFPAFPNKDEIEVFAQLIPAREVGGDFYDFYFLDDRHLAIVVGDVSGKGVPAALMMAVCKTLLKSRASTEQSTASILTYVNTEMAKDNPKSMFVTLFMGILDVQTGQFTYSNAGHNPTYIRRADGELERLSKLHGPVLAAMEGLVYRESTIELKTDDLVFAYTDGITEAHNEANELFSDERLQQLLKQYPDEQAQPTVERIVQATQIFKGEREQFDDITAIALSFLGKGQAVATYDKEFCIKNEISEVQRAMIIFEEFAHEHRIPMPVMLKVNIVLDELLSNIIKYGFEDEDRLQLIDIKIELQAGKLLLEISDRGLPFNPFQKTPPDLSKSIEEREIGGLGIHLVRKLMDEHSYKRKIDQNVVLMIKYNIFE, from the coding sequence ATGTTCTTGCACACTAGCCATATTCGAATACAAGCCATAGAAGATATTTACCACTTCAGACATAAAGTCTTTAGTGTGGCAGAGTTGCTGACTGTAGACGCCATTACAGTCACTACCCTAAGTAATTCTATCTCTTCCTATTTGCGCAAATTGCCCTACCCCCAAGAGGTAGAGGTGCAGCTCAAAGGCGATGGAGAAAAAATTACACTCAGCGTTCAGGTGCAAAGATCGGCTAAGGAAGAACGCCTCTTGGCTGCTTTCTTTGACGAAATCCAACCCACCAATAATAGTAGCGAGCTCTTGCTAATCAAGCATTTTCGCCTCAGAGAAGATTTTGAAGGGAAGTTCCGCGCCGCCTCTAATATCCTAGACCTAAAAACAAAGGAGGAGCTGGCCCAAGAATTACTCGAGTCTTCAGAAAATCTCCGTAAGGCTACTTTGGCCAAAGCACGGATGGAAAACGAGCTGAATGTAGCCCGCGATATCCAACTTAGTATGCTGCCGCTTAGCTTTCCCGCTTTTCCCAATAAAGATGAAATTGAGGTCTTCGCCCAACTCATCCCCGCCCGAGAAGTAGGAGGCGATTTCTACGATTTTTATTTCCTCGATGATCGCCACCTCGCTATTGTGGTCGGAGACGTTTCTGGTAAAGGCGTTCCTGCCGCCCTCATGATGGCGGTCTGTAAAACACTGCTCAAATCAAGAGCAAGTACAGAGCAATCTACGGCTAGTATTCTCACTTATGTGAATACCGAAATGGCTAAGGATAACCCCAAGTCGATGTTCGTGACGCTCTTTATGGGCATTCTCGATGTGCAAACTGGGCAGTTTACTTATTCTAATGCGGGACACAACCCCACTTATATCCGCCGAGCCGATGGCGAACTCGAACGCCTGAGCAAATTACATGGCCCCGTTTTGGCCGCTATGGAGGGCCTCGTCTATCGAGAGTCTACTATAGAACTCAAAACCGATGATCTGGTTTTTGCCTATACCGACGGAATTACAGAGGCCCATAATGAGGCAAATGAGCTGTTTTCGGACGAGCGCCTACAACAATTGCTCAAACAATATCCCGATGAACAGGCCCAGCCTACCGTAGAACGCATTGTTCAAGCTACCCAAATTTTCAAGGGGGAACGAGAGCAGTTTGATGATATTACGGCTATCGCCCTGAGCTTCTTAGGCAAAGGCCAAGCCGTGGCCACCTACGATAAGGAGTTCTGTATCAAGAACGAAATTTCTGAGGTCCAACGAGCCATGATTATCTTTGAGGAGTTTGCTCATGAGCATCGCATTCCTATGCCGGTTATGCTCAAGGTCAATATTGTCCTCGATGAACTATTATCTAATATTATTAAGTATGGCTTTGAGGATGAGGATCGCCTCCAACTCATCGACATTAAAATAGAGTTGCAAGCCGGCAAGCTATTACTCGAAATTTCGGATCGTGGCCTGCCCTTTAACCCCTTCCAAAAAACGCCGCCTGACTTGAGCAAGTCGATTGAAGAGCGCGAAATTGGTGGCTTGGGGATCCATTTGGTCCGCAAACTGATGGATGAGCACTCTTATAAACGCAAAATTGATCAGAATGTCGTACTCATGATTAAGTACAATATTTTTGAGTAA
- a CDS encoding SulP family inorganic anion transporter, whose amino-acid sequence MIGQKFRQEWRSNWLQAKPSWQEDGVAAFSMAMVTIPLCLGIALASGVPPMAGLFSAIMGGLIATLFRSSQLTMNGPAASLIVVTLSCIELLGDGNALAGFRYFLAATVVAGVFLMLFGLLRLGRYGDIFSRSVIYGVLGAIGLIILGKQMPVALGAESWALTPMESLEEIPELFLRQNPIVGLITLGSVALLVLQAYTKNRWIQMIPGPVWVIGFSMIMAYVLNLDEPHTVEAMGQSFALGPDLLVNLPEDIWENVVYPDFSKWDHFYFWQIVVTITLIVSIETVISAKAMDKIDPLGRQTNLNKDLFACGLSSIFSACIGGLPVITAVPMYYGAKTKWANLFQALMLVIFVLFLPVFAKGVPLAALATLLIFTAYKLASPKIFKDTFRLGLEQFVVLISTLLMILFNGLLWGIAFGFAVTIFLQYSQSNLEFKQFWRYLLRPDIQVEERADGQIYVAIKGVINFINILQLKNTLRSANKKDLLILDLSNTRLVDSAVLEYLNEEVERYDLPNLNFDIIGLDAHETSSRHPNAMHVLPENKKPQLTKRQQALGELAEAKSGQFWPELSWEVNMLKQFSFFQTRPIEYKLNMAKGNYQLFFEWESCDLTFAQGALFNAQAYHSSIILLHLPFNAPLFVLEAEKGPTKIGAQLSVYKDVNFRSHPQFSHRYLLRGPSEKDMREFFDTDLLDFLESQPTHYIESNGTMIFIMHQLRFASLQEMREMHNFAEELSKKLMLSWRKQTQAQLKS is encoded by the coding sequence ATGATAGGACAAAAATTTAGGCAAGAATGGCGTAGCAACTGGCTGCAGGCCAAACCTTCCTGGCAAGAGGATGGAGTGGCTGCATTTAGTATGGCTATGGTCACCATACCGCTTTGCCTAGGGATTGCCCTAGCTTCGGGAGTTCCGCCCATGGCCGGTTTATTTTCGGCTATTATGGGTGGGTTGATTGCCACTCTTTTTCGGAGTAGCCAATTGACCATGAATGGCCCCGCAGCTAGTTTAATTGTAGTCACCCTGAGTTGTATAGAGCTCTTGGGAGATGGCAATGCCTTGGCGGGATTTCGGTATTTTTTAGCGGCCACAGTAGTAGCTGGAGTGTTTTTGATGCTCTTCGGCCTTCTTCGTTTGGGCCGTTATGGAGATATATTTTCTAGATCGGTTATTTATGGTGTTTTAGGCGCTATTGGGCTGATCATTTTGGGTAAACAGATGCCGGTGGCCTTAGGCGCCGAGAGCTGGGCCCTAACGCCCATGGAGAGCTTGGAGGAGATTCCAGAGCTCTTTTTGCGCCAAAACCCTATTGTGGGGCTGATTACCTTGGGCTCGGTGGCCCTTTTGGTCTTGCAGGCCTATACCAAAAACCGTTGGATACAGATGATTCCGGGCCCAGTTTGGGTTATTGGTTTCAGTATGATTATGGCTTATGTGCTCAATTTGGATGAGCCGCATACGGTGGAGGCCATGGGCCAAAGTTTTGCTTTGGGCCCCGATTTATTGGTCAATTTACCTGAGGATATTTGGGAAAATGTGGTCTATCCCGACTTCTCGAAGTGGGATCATTTTTACTTCTGGCAAATTGTGGTCACCATCACCCTGATTGTGTCTATTGAGACGGTAATTTCGGCCAAGGCTATGGATAAAATTGATCCTTTGGGTCGACAAACCAATCTGAATAAGGATCTTTTTGCTTGTGGATTGAGCAGTATTTTTTCGGCCTGTATTGGTGGCCTGCCCGTGATTACGGCCGTGCCTATGTATTATGGGGCAAAAACAAAATGGGCCAATTTATTTCAGGCCCTGATGTTGGTTATTTTTGTGCTCTTTTTGCCTGTATTTGCTAAGGGGGTGCCCTTGGCGGCACTGGCGACCTTGCTTATTTTTACGGCCTATAAATTGGCTTCTCCAAAAATCTTTAAGGATACTTTCCGTCTAGGGTTAGAGCAGTTTGTGGTCCTTATTTCGACCCTACTCATGATTCTTTTTAACGGCTTACTTTGGGGAATTGCCTTTGGTTTTGCCGTGACTATTTTCTTGCAGTATAGCCAATCTAATTTAGAGTTTAAGCAGTTTTGGCGTTACCTTTTGCGCCCCGATATTCAGGTAGAAGAGCGGGCCGATGGGCAGATTTATGTGGCCATTAAGGGCGTCATCAACTTCATCAATATTTTACAGCTAAAAAATACGCTGCGTTCGGCCAACAAAAAGGACCTCTTGATTTTGGACCTTTCTAATACTCGTTTGGTAGACTCGGCGGTTTTGGAGTACCTCAATGAGGAGGTAGAGCGCTATGATTTGCCCAACCTCAACTTTGATATTATTGGTCTAGATGCGCATGAAACCTCTTCGCGTCACCCCAATGCCATGCACGTATTGCCCGAAAACAAAAAGCCACAGCTGACCAAAAGGCAGCAGGCTTTGGGCGAATTGGCAGAGGCAAAAAGCGGGCAATTTTGGCCCGAACTGAGTTGGGAGGTGAATATGCTCAAGCAGTTTAGTTTTTTCCAGACTCGGCCCATTGAATATAAACTCAATATGGCTAAGGGGAACTACCAACTCTTTTTTGAATGGGAGAGTTGTGATTTGACCTTTGCCCAGGGGGCGCTTTTCAATGCGCAGGCCTATCATAGTAGTATTATCTTGTTGCACCTTCCCTTTAATGCACCGCTTTTTGTTTTGGAGGCCGAAAAAGGCCCCACTAAAATAGGCGCGCAATTATCGGTTTATAAGGATGTCAACTTTAGATCCCATCCCCAATTTTCGCATCGCTACCTTTTGCGTGGCCCAAGCGAAAAAGATATGCGTGAGTTTTTTGATACAGATTTGCTCGACTTTTTGGAGAGCCAGCCCACGCACTATATCGAATCGAACGGAACCATGATTTTCATAATGCACCAGTTGCGCTTTGCCTCTTTACAAGAAATGCGAGAAATGCACAATTT